Proteins co-encoded in one Flavobacterium sp. M31R6 genomic window:
- a CDS encoding aspartate/glutamate racemase family protein, translating to MKKLGLIGGISWVSTADYYKFINEGINKELGGVNFAECMIYSFNYDDIKRNNENNDWDSTFNMLSKACQNLKNCGAEAIILCANTMHLIADRIQESVDLPLIHIATETAKEIQKGNFKKVGLLGTKFTMELDFFKDKLSALDIETIIPEADDRDFIHDTIFNELGKGLILESTKARYLSIIEKLINNGAQGIILGCTEIPLLVKQEEVQVPVFDTAMIHSNAAVAFALS from the coding sequence ATGAAAAAATTAGGACTCATAGGTGGTATAAGTTGGGTGTCAACGGCAGATTATTATAAGTTTATAAATGAGGGAATCAATAAAGAGTTAGGCGGAGTTAATTTTGCCGAGTGCATGATTTATTCTTTTAATTATGATGATATCAAAAGGAATAATGAAAACAACGACTGGGATTCGACATTCAATATGTTGTCAAAAGCATGTCAAAATTTAAAAAACTGTGGTGCCGAAGCGATTATTCTTTGTGCCAATACAATGCATCTTATTGCTGATCGAATTCAGGAGAGTGTCGATTTACCATTAATTCATATTGCCACCGAAACTGCCAAGGAAATCCAAAAAGGCAATTTTAAAAAAGTGGGTCTTCTTGGAACAAAGTTTACGATGGAATTGGATTTTTTTAAAGACAAATTATCCGCTCTTGATATTGAAACAATAATACCTGAAGCTGACGACAGAGATTTTATACACGATACTATTTTTAATGAATTGGGAAAAGGATTAATTCTGGAAAGTACGAAGGCAAGATATCTTTCTATTATTGAAAAACTTATAAATAACGGGGCCCAAGGAATTATTTTGGGTTGTACAGAAATTCCATTATTGGTAAAGCAAGAAGAAGTTCAGGTGCCTGTTTTTGACACTGCTATGATTCATTCCAATGCAGCTGTTGCATTTGCTTTGAGTTAA
- a CDS encoding ABC transporter ATP-binding protein, which yields MDSNEKNKKAIVVIKDLKKSFGDNHVLDGFNLELFPGENLVVMGKSGSGKSVMIKCLIGLEEPDQGSIEVMEKDIKKLSREALDELRTEVGFLFQGSALYDSMSVRENLEFPLRRHTKKFGIIHDTTPLVMEALESVGLANTIDLLPNELSGGMKRRIALARTLILKPKIILYDEPTTGLDPITSKEILMLMMSVQKKYNTSSIIITHDVDCARMISNRMILLIDGINYAEGTFESLSTSKDPKVQAFFK from the coding sequence ATGGATTCGAATGAAAAAAATAAAAAAGCAATTGTGGTTATCAAAGATTTAAAAAAGAGCTTTGGTGATAACCATGTTTTGGATGGATTTAATTTAGAATTGTTTCCAGGCGAAAATTTGGTTGTAATGGGGAAGTCGGGATCAGGTAAGTCGGTAATGATCAAATGTCTTATTGGATTGGAAGAACCGGACCAAGGCAGTATTGAAGTGATGGAAAAAGACATCAAAAAGCTTTCTCGAGAAGCCTTGGATGAACTTCGAACCGAGGTTGGTTTTCTTTTTCAGGGTAGCGCTTTGTATGACTCTATGTCGGTCCGTGAAAATTTAGAATTTCCTTTGAGACGGCACACCAAAAAATTCGGAATTATTCATGATACCACGCCATTGGTTATGGAAGCATTGGAAAGTGTTGGTTTGGCTAATACTATAGATTTGTTACCAAATGAGCTTTCAGGCGGAATGAAGCGTAGAATTGCTTTGGCAAGAACTTTAATTTTGAAACCAAAAATTATTCTCTATGATGAGCCTACAACAGGATTGGATCCTATTACATCAAAAGAAATTTTAATGCTGATGATGTCTGTTCAAAAAAAATACAATACATCATCTATAATTATAACGCACGATGTTGATTGTGCCAGAATGATTTCTAACAGAATGATTTTATTAATTGACGGAATAAATTATGCTGAAGGAACCTTTGAGAGTTTGTCAACTTCCAAAGATCCCAAAGTGCAAGCTTTCTTTAAATAA
- a CDS encoding chaperone modulator CbpM has product MKTDNWILLQTISSHYQIELSFFNHLQDLGLIEIEVMEQSPYVNENQMHNLERMIRLHHELEVNPEGIDVVFNLLQKIEHLQKDLMIAQNRLRLYEN; this is encoded by the coding sequence ATGAAAACAGATAACTGGATACTTTTGCAAACAATTAGTTCTCATTATCAAATAGAGCTTTCATTTTTTAACCATTTGCAAGATTTAGGCTTAATTGAAATTGAAGTTATGGAGCAATCTCCGTATGTCAACGAAAATCAGATGCATAATTTGGAACGAATGATTCGATTGCATCACGAATTGGAAGTGAATCCGGAAGGAATTGATGTCGTTTTTAATCTTTTGCAAAAAATTGAACATTTACAAAAAGATTTGATGATTGCCCAAAACAGATTACGTCTATATGAGAATTAG
- a CDS encoding ABC transporter permease: MNSVFRIIEVFKDFLIEIGELSDFAGRFFKEVFKRPLEFKEFLRQCYNMGNRSLLLVGVTGFIIGLVFTLQSRPTLQQFGAVSWIPAMVSVSIIREIGPIITALICAGRIGSGIGAELGSMRVTEQIDAMEVSGTNPFKYLVVTRILATTLMLPILVFIGDGVALFGSFLIENLKGDVSLLLYFTQVFNHLEFFDVIPSTIKSFFFGFAIGLVGCFKGYYCKKGTAGVGLAANSAVVFSSMLLFIIDFIAVFVSNVFYDV, translated from the coding sequence ATGAATAGTGTTTTTAGAATTATTGAAGTATTCAAAGATTTTCTTATAGAAATTGGCGAGCTGTCTGATTTTGCGGGTCGTTTTTTCAAGGAAGTATTTAAACGTCCGTTAGAGTTCAAAGAGTTTCTTAGGCAATGCTATAATATGGGGAACCGTTCTCTGCTTCTGGTTGGGGTTACGGGATTTATCATAGGATTGGTGTTTACCTTACAATCCAGACCTACCTTACAACAATTTGGTGCCGTTTCATGGATTCCTGCCATGGTGAGTGTTTCTATCATTAGAGAGATTGGCCCTATTATTACCGCTCTAATTTGTGCAGGGCGCATTGGTTCAGGAATTGGAGCCGAATTAGGTTCTATGCGTGTAACTGAGCAAATAGACGCAATGGAAGTTTCTGGAACAAATCCCTTCAAATATTTAGTGGTAACCCGAATATTGGCGACTACTTTGATGTTACCTATTTTGGTTTTTATTGGAGATGGAGTGGCACTCTTTGGTTCTTTTTTGATCGAAAATTTAAAAGGAGATGTTTCACTATTGTTATATTTTACTCAGGTTTTTAATCATCTCGAGTTTTTTGATGTCATTCCCTCAACGATTAAATCTTTTTTCTTCGGCTTTGCCATTGGATTGGTTGGTTGTTTTAAAGGATATTATTGCAAAAAAGGAACAGCAGGAGTTGGGTTGGCGGCTAATTCGGCGGTGGTTTTTTCCTCAATGTTACTTTTTATCATTGATTTTATAGCGGTTTTTGTTTCTAATGTTTTTTACGATGTTTAG
- a CDS encoding MlaD family protein produces the protein MEKTASEKIKLGIFVISGLTLFVLVVYFIGNKQKMFGSTDHLTAVFSNVNGLQLGNNVRYSGINIGTVRGIEMINDTTINVDMIIDKSMFPHIKKNALASIGSDGLVGSMVINIAPGKGNQPHIEAGDIIQSSGRVRTDDLLNTLSVTNKNAALLTADLLKITKEITQGKGSLGTLLNDTIMASDLKQTMNYLKMTSKGTTEIVDNLNKTVMALGDKNSVIGVLNDPATAQKIRTIVVNLDQSSQEINKVVTNLNATITNAKNGNGAINYLSNDPNLVKKIDSTMTNLNKATILLNEDLEAMKHSFLLRGYFKKQEKAKKKAN, from the coding sequence ATGGAAAAAACTGCTTCAGAGAAAATTAAATTAGGCATTTTTGTCATATCGGGACTAACCCTCTTTGTTCTTGTCGTGTATTTTATTGGTAACAAACAAAAAATGTTTGGTAGTACCGATCATCTTACGGCTGTTTTTAGCAATGTAAATGGATTGCAATTAGGAAATAATGTTCGGTATTCCGGTATCAATATTGGAACGGTTAGGGGGATAGAAATGATAAATGATACTACTATCAATGTGGATATGATTATCGATAAATCAATGTTCCCACACATCAAAAAAAATGCTCTGGCCAGTATCGGTTCGGATGGTTTGGTAGGAAGTATGGTAATCAATATTGCTCCGGGAAAAGGAAATCAACCACATATCGAAGCAGGCGACATCATACAATCCTCGGGTCGTGTTCGTACCGATGATTTGTTGAATACGCTGAGTGTAACCAATAAAAATGCCGCTTTACTCACAGCCGATTTACTTAAAATCACCAAAGAAATCACTCAGGGCAAAGGCTCTTTGGGAACTTTGCTCAACGACACGATTATGGCATCCGATTTGAAACAAACCATGAATTATCTGAAAATGACGAGTAAAGGCACAACCGAAATCGTAGATAACCTTAATAAAACGGTTATGGCTTTGGGAGATAAAAACAGTGTAATAGGAGTGTTGAATGATCCAGCTACAGCACAAAAAATAAGAACAATCGTTGTCAACTTGGATCAATCAAGTCAAGAGATAAACAAAGTGGTAACCAACTTAAACGCAACAATTACGAATGCTAAAAACGGAAATGGTGCGATAAATTATTTATCTAATGATCCCAATTTGGTTAAAAAAATAGATTCGACGATGACAAACTTAAATAAAGCGACTATCCTCTTGAACGAAGATCTCGAAGCGATGAAACATAGTTTTTTATTGCGGGGCTATTTCAAAAAACAGGAAAAGGCCAAAAAGAAAGCCAATTGA
- a CDS encoding J domain-containing protein gives MAFIDYYKVLEIDKSASEADIKKAYRKLARKYHPDLNPNDKEAERKFKELNEANEVLSNPENRKKYDQYGENWQHGEEYEKARQQQQQYQNAGGQQGGFGGFSGGGDYSDFFESMFGGGGQRGSRRTAAFKGQDFNAELNLDLKDVYATHKRTLTINGKNIRLTIPAGVENGQVIKISGQGGEGANGGPKGDLYLTFNIENHTNFKLDKHNLYSTVDLDLYTALLGGEITANTFDGKVKLTVKPGTQNGTKVKLKGKGFPVYKKEGEYGDLYISYQIILPTNLTEKEKELFSELAKLRKI, from the coding sequence ATGGCATTTATAGACTATTACAAAGTATTGGAGATTGATAAAAGCGCATCAGAAGCGGATATCAAAAAAGCGTATCGAAAATTGGCACGTAAATACCATCCTGATCTAAATCCCAACGACAAAGAAGCCGAGAGAAAATTCAAAGAACTAAATGAAGCCAACGAGGTATTAAGTAATCCTGAAAACCGAAAAAAATACGATCAGTATGGCGAAAACTGGCAACACGGTGAGGAATATGAAAAAGCCAGACAACAGCAACAGCAATATCAAAATGCCGGAGGTCAACAAGGGGGTTTTGGCGGGTTTTCTGGCGGTGGTGACTATTCTGATTTTTTTGAATCGATGTTTGGCGGCGGAGGACAAAGAGGAAGTCGCAGAACCGCTGCGTTTAAAGGTCAGGATTTTAATGCCGAATTGAATTTGGACTTAAAAGACGTTTATGCCACGCACAAACGTACCCTTACAATCAATGGAAAAAATATACGGCTAACTATTCCTGCCGGTGTTGAAAACGGTCAGGTCATAAAAATAAGCGGACAGGGTGGAGAAGGGGCCAATGGAGGCCCAAAAGGTGATTTGTATCTTACTTTTAACATCGAAAATCACACCAATTTTAAACTTGACAAGCACAATTTGTACTCTACTGTTGACTTGGATCTGTATACAGCACTTTTAGGAGGGGAAATTACAGCCAATACTTTTGATGGCAAAGTAAAATTAACCGTTAAGCCAGGTACGCAAAATGGCACCAAAGTAAAACTAAAAGGCAAAGGATTTCCAGTGTATAAAAAAGAAGGAGAATATGGAGATTTATATATTTCCTATCAAATTATATTACCCACAAACCTTACCGAAAAAGAAAAAGAATTATTTTCAGAATTAGCTAAGCTTAGAAAGATATGA